A genomic region of Miscanthus floridulus cultivar M001 chromosome 3, ASM1932011v1, whole genome shotgun sequence contains the following coding sequences:
- the LOC136544004 gene encoding probable LRR receptor-like serine/threonine-protein kinase At1g07650, with protein MAWRPPPCPCGRLFFLVCLLCLLLTEAAAAHGAGAAEQQAPAPAPTPTLFAPEERVLRRIAAKLGVLHWDFAAAGPCEDPAAGVDCHCTFSDSNYTVCHVIHVDLRRHNFSGELPPDFADLPYLLHIDLSRSLFHGGVPSQWARMKLQGLLLMGNRLSGPFPMVLTNITTLTHLDIEGNGFYGPIPPEIGHLKHLERLVISANEFTGSLPPTLSLLTNLTDLRISSNNLSGRLPDFWEKLARLQTLQIEGSLLEGPIPPSLSKLTNLHDLRISDLRGSGSPFPDLSGMSSLNKLVLRNCSISGSIPPYIGTWTTLKHLDLSFNKLSGQIPASFANMGRVDYIYLTANSLTGDIPGWLLRRNKIVDISFNNFTMGSSGPNQCLPGSVNLVESYSSDMNSLSSVQSCLKRNFPCVASNGQYRSSLHINCGDKETTINGVKYEADTTPKGASLLYVSPGSNWAFSSTGNFMDDNITDDSYIATSTSKLDMPYSELYTKARLSPLSLTYYGLCMFSGSYTVKLHFAEIVFTNDSTFCSLGKRRFNVFVQGRMVLENFDIEQSSSAVGKLVIKTFQTYITNHTLEIQLYWAGRGTTGIPYRGSYGPLISAISITPNFILEPPETGSSNKISRAPISDALVIGIPIIAILTVLVVCIYRIKKRRKSSKNKDLRALDLQTGSFTLRQIKVATRNFDLANKIGEGGFGSVYKGLLSDGTVIAVKQLSARSKQGNREFVNEIGMISALQHPNLVKLYGCCTEGNQLLLVYEYLENNCLARALFVDQYRLRLDWATRHRICLGIAKGLAYLHEESTIRIVHRDIKASNILLDKNLNAKISDFGLAKLNEDDHTHISTKVAGTIGYMAPEYAMRGYLTDKADVYSFGVVALEIVSGKSNTNYRPTEDFVHLLDWACVLHERGALLELVDPDLGSNYSTEEALIMLNVALLCTTAAPTLRPKMSKVVSLLEGHTPLQPLLSDLSLAQNCLSTGGLWRNLRQKLSERQRLTEQAFCNYTNESSTIDINNDLRPLVSQM; from the exons ATGGCGTGGAGACCGCCCCCGTGTCCGTGTGGCAGGCTGTTCTTCTTGGTGTGCCTCTTGTGCTTGCTGCTCaccgaggccgccgccgcccatgGCGCAGGGGCGGCTGAGCAGCAGGCACCTGCTCCAGCTCCCACTCCTACCCTCTTCGCACCTGAAG AGCGTGTCCTTCGCCGGATCGCTGCCAAGCTCGGCGTGCTGCACTGGGACTTCGCCGCCGCCGGTCCGTGCGAAGACCCTGCCGCCGGAGTGGACTGCCACTGCACCTTCTCCGACTCCAACTATACAGTCTGCCATGTCATTCACGT AGACCTCAGGAGGCACAACttctccggcgagctcccaccgGACTTTGCCGACCTCCCCTATCTTCTCCACAT AGATCTAAGCCGGAGCTTGTTTCATGGTGGAGTGCCCAGCCAGTGGGCCCGGATGAAGTTACAAGGACT ATTACTGATGGGAAACAGATTGTCAGGGCCTTTTCCCATGGTTCTCACAAATATCACAACCCTGACTCACCT GGACATTGAAGGCAATGGTTTCTATGGGCCAATCCCTCCTGAAATTGGACATCTTAAGCATCTGGAGAGGCT AGTAATATCAGCCAATGAGTTCACTGGATCCCTACCACCAACTCTATCCTTGTTGACAAATTTAACTGATTT GAGGATTTCTAGCAACAATTTATCTGGAAGGCTGCCTGATTTTTGGGAAAAATTGGCAAGGCTCCAAACATT GCAAATCGAAGGATCTTTGTTGGAAGGCCCTATTCCCCCCAGCCTATCTAAATTGACAAACCTTCATGATCT GAGGATTAGTGATCTGAGAGGTAGTGGTTCACCTTTCCCTGATTTAAGTGGAATGTCATCCTTGAACAAATT GGTACTAAGGAACTGTTCCATCAGTGGAAGCATCCCGCCTTATATTGGCACATGGACAACTCTGAAGCATCT GGATCTGAGCTTTAATAAATTGAGTGGACAAATACCAGCTTCTTTTGCTAACATGGGAAGGGTTGATTACAT ATATCTAACTGCAAACTCACTCACTGGGGACATACCTGGATGGTTATTAAGAAGAAACAAAATCGT AGACATATCTTTCAATAACTTCACGATGGGGAGTTCAGGTCCTAACCAATGCCTTCCAGGGAGTGT CAATCTAGTGGAGAGCTATTCATCTGACATGAACAGTTT AAGTAGTGTTCAGTCATGCTTGAAGAGGaatttcccatgtgttgcttcaaatGGACAAT ATCGATCTTCATTGCATATCAATTGTGGTGACAAAGAAACAACTATTAATGGAGTTAAATACGAAGCTGACACGACGCCAAAAGGTGCTTCATTGCTGTATGTAAGCCCAGGTTCAAATTGGGCATTCAGCAGCACTGGTAACTTCATGGACGACAACATCACTGATGACAGCTACATTGCAACAAGCACATCAAAATTGGACATGCCCTATTCAGAGTTGTACACCAAAGCCCGTCTTTCTCCTCTTTCCCTCACATATTATGGGCTTTGTATGTTCAGTGGGAGCTACACAGTTAAACTCCACTTTGCTGAAATTGTGTTCACAAATGACAGCACATTTTGTAGCCTTGGCAAAAGAAGATTCAATGTGTTCGTACAG GGAAGAATGGTGCTAGAGAATTTTGATATCGAGCAGTCATCCAGTGCAGTTGGAAAGCTAGTTATCAAGACTTTtcaaacatatatcacaaatcATACTCTAGAAATTCAGTTGTATTGGGCAGGAAGAGGGACAACAGGCATTCCATATAGAGGTTCTTATGGCCCACTGATATCTGCAATATCAATAACACCAA ATTTTATTCTTGAACCTCCCGAAACTGGCAGTAGCAATAAGATTTCACGGGCACCTATATCCGATGCTTTGGTGATTGGAATTCCTATAATAGCAATTTTGACTGTTCTGGTTGTATGCATTTATCGTATTAAGAAGAGGAGAAAGAGTTCAAAGAATAAAG ATCTCCGAGCCCTTGACCTGCAAACTGGCTCCTTCACCTTGCGACAAATCAAAGTGGCAACTAGGAACTTTGACCTGGCTAACAAGATTGGTGAAGGTGGTTTTGGTTCAGTTTACAAG GGTTTATTGTCCGATGGCACCGTCATTGCTGTCAAGCAGTTATCAGCAAGGTCTAAACAAGGGAATCGAGAATTCGTTAATGAGATAGGGATGATATCTGCACTACAGCATCCAAACCTTGTCAAACTCTATGGCTGCTGTACAGAAGGAAACCAGCTGTTGTTAGTTTATGAGTATCTGGAAAATAATTGCCTTGCACGAGCTCTTTTTG TTGATCAATACAGACTCAGATTGGATTGGGCAACAAGACATAGGATTTGCCTTGGGatagcaaaaggtctagcatatcTACATGAGGAGTCCACAATAAGGATCGTACACCGCGATATCAAGGCCAGCAATATATTGCTTGACAAAAATTTGAATGCCAAGATCTCAGATTTTGGGCTAGCAAAGCTTAATGAAGATGATCACACCCACATAAGCACAAAAGTAGCTGGAACTAT CGGATACATGGCTCCTGAGTATGCTATGCGTGGCTATTTGACAGATAAAGCTGATGTATACAGTTTTGGTGTTGTTGCTTTGGAAATTGTCAGTGGAAAAAGTAACACAAACTACAGGCCAACGGAAGATTTTGTTCATCTTCTAGATTGG GCTTGTGTCCTGCATGAGAGAGGAGCTCTCCTGGAATTGGTAGATCCAGACCTAGGATCGAATTACTCTACAGAAGAGGCACTCATCATGCTAAATGTTGCCTTGCTATGCACAACCGCAGCACCTACACTGAGACCAAAGATGTCAAAAGTTGTTAGCCTGCTTGAGGGCCACACGCCTCTTCAGCCCTTGCTGTCAGATCTGAGTCTTGCTCAGAATTGCCTGAGCACAGGTGGTTTATGGAGGAACCTCCGGCAAAAACTAAGTGAGCGTCAGAGACTGACAGAACAAGCTTTCTGCAATTACACTAATGAATCATCAACCATAGATATAAATAATGACCTGAGACCATTGGTGAGTCAGATGTAG